The genome window TTGCAGCGTCTGTGCTTAAATTTTTAGCGCAAAATCCTAGCGTTAGGCGTTAAATTTATCAAATCCAGGCCATTTCTCGCCAAAACTCAAGCGCCATATCATCGCTTGCTTGGACGAATTTAGCTATTTCTTCCGCGCTCGGTACGGCCTTTTTACTTAGTTGCGCGATATCGATACTAGCAAGCGCTCTAAAAAATCTCTCAAAATCGCTCGCAATGCGCCTGCCGCAAAGCTCTTCGTCTCCAATTAGCCACGCATAAATCGCGCCGTCTGCGCAGTTAAGCAAAAAAATCCACGGGTCGCCCACGGCAAAAACTATCAAATTTGCAGGACGCGTATCGCCGTGCCACCATTTGCCGCCGTATTCGTCGGTGCTGTTTAGCCGCACTAGCTCGCTAGCGTAGTCGCCGCCGGCGCCAAATCGTACGTTGCAAACTTCAAATTTGCCAAAGTCAAATTTGCAAACTAGCCGCGAAAGCGCAAGCGGAAATTTGACGCCTAGAGCCTCTTGCGCATTTTCTAGCGCCCGCGTGGACGCGCTGGCGTCGCTTTGAGCTAGCAGCCTCATGCCCGTTATGTCCTCTTGCTCCAGAGGCAGGCATATCTCGTCTAGCTCGCGAGCGATCTCGTCTAGCTTTAAAAACATATTTTTCTCCGCTCTTAGTTTATCTGAGATTTTTTGTTTCGGTTTTTATGATTTTGTCGTTTTCGCCGTAAAATTTCGTAGTCGCCGCGCCAGCTTTTGCGTCGGTTACGACCTCTTTTACGAGCTCGCCTTTTTCGTTAAATTCTTTTTGTATTTTAACCGCTTCACTAAGCGGCTTGCCGATCGTTTGGCGCTGGTCTATCACGCTTTTTAGCTTGCCGCTCGGGTAGAAAAACTCAAAATACGCAGACTCGCCGCCTATCTGGTATGCGCGGCTGTGCAGGCGACCGCTCTCGTCGTACTTTTCAAAAGTCGTTTCCTTTTTATCGGTTCGGACGCTGGTAAATTCTTTATATGACGGCTTGCCGTCTCTGCGGTATTCTGCTATGTTGTTTTCGGTAAAAAAGCCTAAATTTGCGTCGAAGCGTTTGGTTTTTCGGTACAGTTTTAGCACCTCGCCCGCGTCGAAAAGTTCTAGTAGCTCCTTTTCTAGTCCGCCCCACAGGCATCTCTCGGCCGTGAACGCAGGCGCGTCTCGGTGCTCTTTTGAGTACACTTCGAGTAGCACCCAGCGCTCGTTTTTGCGGACGGCGAACGAGATTTTTAGCTTTGTGGAGGGGTCATCCGGGATCTTGCGCTTGTACCGCTCGTCCGCTTCGTCGATGACGTAGCGATTTAGCTGTGCGCCGCCCGCGTCTAGCCAGGTGAGGTAGAGTCTGTTGCGTATTTTGCCGTTTGCGTCCTTTTCGCCGTTGCGCAGGTCGTATTTAAAAAATATCTCATAGGTTGCGATTAGCTCGTCTTTTTGCTGCTGGGGCGCGTATTTGCCGCCTGCTTGTAGCGAGGTCGCGCAGGTCAAAACGATAAAAAGCTTTAATAAATTTTTCATCCAACTCCCTAAATTTGGCGAATTTTGCGCTTGCATTGCGGCAGCGACCTTGCGTAAATTTAGAGATCGCACCGCGTTTGTAATTTTTAAAATTTACTCTCGTGCTTTGCTATGCACACTGCCTGCTAGTCAAATTTGACCTATCGCTTTTAGTCGTTTGTAGCGATTTTACCTTGTCGGCGCCGCGCCTGAGCGCGCTAGCCTTTTATTTCAAAATCGCAAAGCCGATACCGACTTTATCGGTGTGGCGGTTGTAGTCGATGAGGCTTTCGCCGTATCCAGTGAAGTACTTCACGTAGCCGTATACGCCGCTCTTGCCAAACGGAAACAGCCACCCAAGCTCGCCCGCGCCGCGGTTTGTTTTATCAAAATGCAGGTTGTTTCGCACCATCGCCGTAAAGATGTGGCCGCGGTAAGGCAGGGCGAAATTTATATCCATGTTGCCGAGGTATTTTTCGATGTCTGGGTTATCGTCGCTGCCCTTGCTCTCAGGGATGCGCGCCCACGCTCGCGGGATCACGACTAGGCTGCCGGCGTAAAGCTTGGCCTCGAGATAGACGCGGTTCCACGAGCGAGACTTCTCGCCGTCCTGGCCGTTACTCTCGTGTAAAAGCCCCGCGCGCAGGTAGTCAAGGCTCGGTAGCGCCTCAAATCTCATCGGGACGGTCACGAAAATCTCGGGACGGTAGTTGGTCTCGCGAAACGGCGTAGAGCCCTTGGCCGTCTGCCACCACGAGCTTTGCGAGTAGCCCGCCGAGATCGTTTCGTTCATATCAAACACGTCGTAAAAAAGCGGCTTTTGCAAGCTGATCTGAAAAGCAGTCTCAAATCTGCGCCTACCCTCAACGTCGTTAAACGCGTATGTTGCCGGCAGGAGATAGTTTAGGTGGTGCATTTTTAGGCCCAAAATTTCATCCACGTCGTACGCCTCGCCGCTTTCAAATTTCGCTTTCGGGCGCTCTTTGGAGGCGATCTTTTGCTCCTCTACGGGCGCGTCCGCTACGCTATCTGAGGGCGCGATCACGGAGCGCTCCATGGCGGCCGTTTCGCCGTCCTCGTCCGTAAATATCGCCTTTTTAGCCGCCAGCTTATAAAGCTGAAGGGCTCTTGTTTTATCGCCTTCATGCTCAAGCTTTGCGGCGGCTTCGTATAGGCGTTTGGCCTCGTCTTTGGCGGTCGGTTCGGTTAAATTTTCAGCTGGATTTTCTGACTGCGGGGCTAAATTTTGCTTCGCCGTTTCCGCCTGGGCGGCTAGGGCTAAATTTAACAAAATCGCCAGCAAAACAATAATTTTTTTCATATTTTTCCTTCTTTTAAGGCTTGTTCGTAATCTGCCTGATAGTTGATGTTAAAAAACTCGTCTTCGCGCGCGAATTTTACGATCTTGCAGCGGCAGCGGCTACGCAAAAGCCCGATCTTGTGCTCGCCCGCGGCAAAAAGCTCGCCCGCGGCGTTCGCTAAATCTCCGCTAAAAAACCCGCAAAGTGAGTGCGTATGCGACTCGTCCGCAGCGATAACCATATCGTATTCACCGGCAAATTTATATAGTTCGCGCACGCACTCTTCGCTAACAAAGGGCATGTCGGCCGGGACGATAAATACGCTTTCGTTTGGGAAATTTTTAAGGATACTATAAAGCGCTAGCATCGGAGAAAAGGCGTCTGGGCTCAAATTTGCCGTATCTTGCGAGCAAATTTGAGCAAAGCTTGCCTCTGCGCCCTCTTTGTCGCTCGCCTCGGTCAAATTTGACCGCGAGAACTCCTCCGGGCTAGCGTCTTTTATGAGCGGTAGGGGTGGGTTAAATTTGTTAAATTTGGAACTAACGAATACGCGCTCGAAAATCCGCCCGAATTTATGCGCTCCGTAGTGCGTGAGCGTCGCAAATCCGCCAAAAGGCAGCAACGTTTTGTCGCGGCCCATTCGCGAGCTTTTGCCTCCGGCTAAGATGACGCATGTTTTCATTTTTTTCCTTAAGCAAAATTATAAGGCTAACTTTAGCTAAAAACGGCTTTGATTTACCAAAATGCGCCCGCCGCACCCCAAAAAATAGTATAATGCGGATTTTAAAGGAGAAAAAATGAGCGAGAAAAATTTACAAATTTTAGGCTGGATAGGCACGTGCCTGTCGGTTATCATGTATATTTCTTATATCCCGCAGATAATGGGCAACCTTGACGGCAACAAGACGCCTTTTATCCAGCCTCTAGCCGCAGCGATCAACTGCACGATCTGGACTAGCTACGGCCTGCTAAAAGCCAAGAGGGACTACCCGCTAGCGGCTGCGAATTTGCCCGGCATCATCTTTGGTCTTTTGGCGACGATAACGGCGTTTTAAAGGATAAAAGCCGCTAAATTTACTGATGCGGTGAAGTTAAATTTGATATTTTTTGACGAGAGCTTCAGTCGCTCAAATTTGTAAATTTGAAGTTAAATTTAAATGCAAATTTTCTGCACTGTTTTACTGTGTTTTTAATATCTTAATTTTCTTGTTAAGGGGAAGGGGCTTAAATTGCGCTCTGCTTTGTAGTTGTGAAGCGTAGCTGAAGCAAAAGAGCTCCCTTTTGTATCCACCTTTCTCTTTTTCTTGGGTGGCGGAAGGGGCGACCCTCTACTTCACTGCACGTGAGTTGTTGCTGCACTGCGTGCAGGTCTAAATTTGGGGCTGTCGCGCCTCACGTTTTTAAATTTACGTTTTCAAAGTGCGGGTCTCGGTAACTCAAATTTACAAATTTGAAGTCAAATTTAAATGCAAAAAGTTAAGGCGTAGTATTTTTTCTTTTTACTTCGCGCAAACACTCGTAACGCTCTGCTTGCAGTAGCGAACGCAGTGAAGCTAAACTTCGCTACGAGGAGACGAGGCGAAAACGACGGAGGCGAGGGAGCGGACTAGTAGTCCGTAACCAAAGCCAACCGAGTTTCTAACGAGGTATAAAGGAAAAAGACAAGCCGCTAAATTCTAAAGATCGCGCGGGTCGGCAATTTTGCCTGCGACGGCGCTAGCTGCAGCGACAGCCGAGTTTGCCAGATACACCTCGCTCGTGCGATCGCCCATGCGGCCGACGAAGTTTCTATTCGTCGTGCTCACGCAGCGTTCCCCAACGCCTAAAATCCCCATATATCCGCCCAGGCACGCGCCGCAGGTCGGGTTGCTAACAACCGCGCCAGCCTCGGCAAATATATCCATCAGCCCCTCTTTTTGCGCTTGCAGGGCGATTTTTTGCGTCGCAGGCGTGATGATGAGGCGGGTTTTGCGCGCTACCTTGCGGCCTTTTAGGATTTCAGCCGCGATGCGTAGATCGCTTAGCCTGCCGTTCGTGCAGCTACCGATAAAGGCCTGATCGATGGCGATGTCGTCTTTCACCGCTTCGCGCACGCTCTTGCCGTTGCTAGGCAAAAACGGATAGGCGATCACGGGATCGAGCTTGCTAACGTCGATTTCTAAAATTTGCTCGTAGCTCGCGCCTTCGTCGGAGTAGTGCAGCTTCGGCTCGGCGCGTAAATTTTTACCTTTTAAAAACTCTTTCGTAGTTTCATCGACCGCGATGATGCCGCTTTTGCCACCGGCCTCGATCGCCATGTTGCACATGCTAAAGCGCCCGTCCATATCGAGGCTATCTATCGTCTCGCCCGTAAACTCCAGCGCTTTATACAGCGCGCCGTCCACGCCGATGCGGCGGATGATCTCTAGGATGAGGTCCTTGCCGTAGACGTGGCGGTCGAGTTTGCCGCGAAAGATCACTTTGATAGTCGGCGGTACCTTAAACCAGTTTTTGCCGGTTATCATCGCATAGGCTAGATCGGTGCTGCCCATACCCGTGGCAAAGGCTCCCAGTGCGCCGTGCGTACAGGTGTGGCTATCGGCGCCGATGATGACGTCGCCAGGGACTACGAGGCCTTTTTCGGGCAGTAACGCATGCTCGATACCCATGTCCTTCTCGTCGAAATAATTTTTCAAATCGTGCTTATACGCAAAATCGCGGCTGATTTTGGCTTGGTTGGCGCTTAGGATGTCTTTTGCGGGGATATAGTGGTCCATCACGACGCTAAAGCCGTCGGGATTAGCTAGCTTTGTCGCGCCGCTTCGCTCAAACTGCTTGATGGAGATCGGAGTCGTGATGTCGTTGCCGATGACCATATCGATGTCGCTCTCGATGATCTCGCCCGCGAAAACCTCGCGCCCTACGTGCTCGCTGAAAATTTTTTCGGTGATGGTTTGCTTTGAGTTTTGCATAAATTTTCCTTTTTTTTTGCGGATGCCGCGCGTTTTTAAAATTTAGCGATTTTAGCGAAAAATGGATAAAAAGAGATTGAGATTAAAATTTGGGCGCCGCAAATACGAACCTGGTTTAGCTAAATAGCGCAGTACACCGCGGATTTAAAACCGAATTCGGCGTTTTTAGGATACGGGTTTGGGCGAATCAAATTTGAAGCCGAAATTTGCAAATTTAGCCAAATTTGACTTCAAATTTGAACGTAAAAAGTTAAGGCGAAGTATTTTTGCGTTTAGACGAGGCGGATTTAAATTTTACGACGGGAGCTACCTAGTCGGTAGTGACCGAGTAAAATTTAAATCCAACGACGTATAAACCAAAAAACGAGCCGCTAAATTTTAAAATTTAACGCTAGCGGTCAGCATAAACTGCCTCGCATACCCCGGCTGTATCGGTATGATATTAGCTTGCGTGCCGGTCGATGAGGACGTATAGTAGAGCTTGTCGGTCAAGTTTTTGACGTTAAACGAGAAATTCGTCTCGTAGCCCGCAATCTTGGTATCGTAGCTGATAAATGCGTCGTAAACTACCGCGTCGTCCATCTTAAAGCCCGTTCCTGCCGGCACAGCCGGTAGATTCGTCCTCATGTAGTAGGTGTACCATGAGCCAAAATATCTCGCTCCGCCACCGATCCTTAGGCCTTTTGCGCCTAGGTGGCTAAAGTCGTAGTTGGCAAAGAGGCTGGCTTGGTGCTTAGGCGTGGCTTCTAGCGGTTTGCCCACTAGCACGGCAAACGCACCGCTATCCTTGCGCACCTCGGTTTTAGTGTATGCGTAGCTAGCGCCCACGCTTAGCCCTTGCGTCACGCGGCCGTTAAAGTCAAACTCGAATCCTCTCGAGCGCGCCTCGCCTACGGGCGTACTTACGCTATTTACGGTGCGCATGATGTTTTTCTTATTGATGTTAAAGACCGCCGCGCTAGCCGTTATGCTATCGTTTTGAAATTTGGTTCCCAGCTCTATGCTTTTGCCTTCTTCGGGCTTTATGTCGCCGATGTCGTCGCCGCTGATCGCCATTTGCGGGCTAAAGCTTTGCGCGTAGTTGGTATAAACAGACCACTCCGGCGTTAGCAGGTATAAAAGCCCCGTCTGCCACGTAAATTTGCCATCTTGCTGATCGGTGGTGTTTGGTCCGCTAGTCGTGCCGCGTGCGACTTGGTCGTAGTATTCGTATCTAACGCCCAGAGAATAGATCAAATTTTCGGTCAAATTTATACTATCTTGCGCGTAAAATCCGATCGTTCTTAGCTTTTGATACTGGATACCGGAGGCTCGGTTGGACGGATAGGCGACCGTGCCGTAGACTGGACTGTAGATATTTATCGGATAGTTTTTGTGCGTCGTGCCGGAGCTGTAGCTGTTTAGTGCGCCGGGTCTATAGCGGTAGTACTCCTTTGCGTCGATACCAAAGAGCAAGTTGTGCTCTATCTCGCCCGTTTGCACGTAACCGTTTAAATTTAACGACCCGGCGTGCGTGCGGTGGATAAATCCGTCATACGCCTCGTTTCGTCTAGCCGCAACGCCGGTGTTTAAATTTACGTTCATTAGCCTGATGTGGCCGTATTCGTGCTTAGAGCGCGAATACGCATAAGCGCCGCGCAGTAGCCAGTCCTCGCCGATATTTTTTTCAAAATTTACGTCTACGGTGTCGAGTCTGGTTTTTAGTTTATTAAACGGCTCGTCAAGGCGTCTTTTCTTATCTATCGGAAGTAGCTTGCCCGTGCTTGGAATGAGATACATACCGCGGTCGATCGGATCGGTCGAGCGTGTGTGCGTATAGGCTAAATTTATGCGGTAATCATCGCCTTTATACGAGAGCGAAGGCGCAAAGAGGACGTTTTTATATTCGCCAAACTCCCTCCAGTAGTCTTTTTGCATCATATCAAATATAAATCTATACGCAAAGCCGCTATCAGCGATCGGTCCCGTGCTGTCAAAGCCCGCGTTCCAGTAGTTGCGGTTGCCGATACCGGCCCAAATTTCGTTTGAGAAGTCGTATTTTGGCTTTTTAGTGACCATATTTATGATGCCGCCGGGCTCTTGCGCGCCGTAAAGCAAGCTAGCCGGGCCTTTTAGTACCTCGACGCTTTCTACGGTTTTGTTAAAGCTATGCATGACGCTAGATGGCACGCCGTTTCGCATGATCGAGCCGTCGCGTCCGCCGCCAAAGCCTCGCTTAATGATCGAGTCAAAGATACCGCCCGTGGTGTTTCCGTAGCTAACGCCGCTCACGTTTTGAAGACTCTCGGCTAGAGTCTCGGGTTTTTTATCCTTTAGTTGCTGCTGGGTTACGACGTTTACCGTCTGCGGGATCTCTAAAATAGGCGTATTGGTTTTGCCTACTTCGCTGGTTTTGGCGCGGTATCCATCATCCGCGCTCTCGCTAATCTCGACGCCTTGCAGCGCTACGTCGGCGGCGAAAATTTGAGTTAAAAGCAGCGATGAGGCCGCTAAACTTAGGCTAAATTTGTTCATTTATTTTTTCTCCGTTTTAAAATGCATTATCATTATATTATTCTCACGCTTAAATTTCGGTCGCATTTTAGGCTATAATTTCGGCTATGAAATACGCAAATTTAAAACAAATGCAATCTTTTCTAGGCAAATTTAAAAAAATAACCGCAATCAGACGCGCGGGCGATATGGCGATTTTTATCGAATTCGACGGCGAGCTCGGGCTGTTTTTTGATCTTAGCAAAGCTGACTCCGCGATCTACGCAAATCCTGATTTTCTAAACGTAAAAGAGTACAAAGCACCCTTTGACGTCGCGCTAAAAAAGAGGTTCTGGGGGGCTAAAATTTTAAATTTAAGCGTGCCCGAGGGAAATAGAATTTTAAAGCTGGAGTGCGAATTCCAAGGCTCGTATAAGAGTCTGGCTTCGAGCCTATTTTTGGAGTTTACGGGGCGCTTTACCAACGCGATCATCACGGACGAAAAGGGCGTAATCGTCGAGGCTTTGCGCCATATAGATAATAATTTTCGCGTGATAAAACCGGGGCGCGAGCTGCTAGAGCTGCCGCCGGCTGCGATAAAAGAGCGCCAGACGCCGCCGATAACGGATTTTGCGCAGTATTTTAGCGAGGAATTTAAGCGCGTAAATAACGCAAAGCTAGAAAACCTGCGCGCCGTAAAATCGGCCGCGATAGAGCGAAAAATGCAAAATTTAAGCGAGATTTTATCGGGGCTTGAAAACGAAGCGGATCTAAATGCGCAAAGCGAAATTTTAAGCAAAAACGCGGGGCTAATTCTATCAAATTTACACGCGTTAAGGGACTACGAGCGCGAAGTAACGCTAAATGATTTCGAGCGAGGCGAGGTGCGGCTCGTGCTAGATGACAGCCCCAAAATCGCCGCAAACGCGATGTTTGCAAAGGCAAAAAGGCTAAAACAAAAGGCGGCGGGTCTAATCATCGAGCGGCAAAATTTGACCGAAAAGCTAGAGTTTTTATCAAATTTACAAACGCTCGTAAATGAAGCAAAAAGCGCCGAAGAGCTAGAGATCCTAGCGCCTAAAAAAGCCCGCGCCGTAAAGCAAAAAGAGCAAAATCAAAACGTCGAGGATTTTTATATCGAAGGCTATAAAATCAGTATCGGACGCAACGAAAAAGGCAACGTCTGGCTACTAAAAAACTCGAAAAAAGACGACGTCTGGATGCATCTAAAAGACCTGCCGTCCGCGCACGTCATTATCAAAACCGCAAAAAGCGCTCCAAGCGAGGAAATTTTAAGATTTGCGGCGAAAATTTGCGTAAATTTTAGCGTCAAAGGCGGCGGGACGTACGAGGTTGATTTTACCAAACGTAACAACGTCAAAATTACGAGCGGCGCAAATGTAAATTATATTAATTTTAAGACGATATTAGTAACAAAGCACGACTAAAAGGAGGCGAAAATGGCTGTAACACCCCTTGGCAACACGATTTTTATCAATCAAAACGTAAATATGGTCTCAAACAAGGTCGCCGACGTCCAAAATAGATTTGACCTGCAAAACCTCGCCGCCGCATCGCTAGCAAGCGACGAAAAACAAGAGGTCTCCGAAGTGCGCCCGACCGAGGAAACCTATAAAATCGACCCGCAAAACGAGCACGAAAAGCAAAAAGGCAGGCAGGAGCAGGGCGAGCTCGCCTCGGAGCAAAAGGGCGAAAACGCAGACTCCGAGAACGAGGATGGCGAAAACTCCGAGGAGCGCGTCGTGGCTAACGACTTCCCGCAGGCATCGCCCGTATTTCAGCATCTTGATCTTAAAATTTAAGCTTGCGGGCGTAAATTTGACCGCTCGCGGCTAGGCGGTCAAATTTGGCTCGATTTGGGGTAAATTTGAGCTTTTGTCCGCTAAATTTAAGCCGCCGTTTTTAGCAAAAACAAAGTCTAGCGCAGCTCGTCAAATGTGCGCCAAATTTACCGCCCCTTTTTAATCAAAAATAAAATTTAACGCAAAACCGTCAAATTTAACCGTCCGCTAAAACTCGCAAGCGTAAATTCGCCTCAAATTTCAGCGCTTTTAAGCGAAAATTTTATACAATTTTACTCAAAAAAGGACAAATCATGAAAACGCGTATAATCACCGGCATCGCGCTATTTGCGGTAGTTTTGGTCATCTTTTTCGTCGATAGTTATCTGTTAAATTTCGCCATTTTAGGCTTCGTACTTTACACGGCCTTTAGCGAAGCGCAAAAGCTCTACGGCCTACAAGGAAACTCCCTTGCTCTCACGGCGGTTATTTTTTATCTGCTTACGCCCTTTTCAAACCCCGCATTTATCGCTATTTTAGCGGTCTTGCTTGTGGTTAGTTTTCTCGCGCACTTTAAGAGCGAAAATCTAACGCCCGCGCTGCCGTTTTTGTATCCGATGACGCCGATTTTTCTCATCTGGATGCTTTATTCGCTTTATGGCGTCGGCTACTTGGCGTGGCTGATTTTAACAGTAGTGGCGTGCGATAGCGGGGCGTTTTTCGTCGGTAAATTTTGCGGCAAGCACGCCTTTAGCCAGACTTCGCCCAACAAAACCTGGGAGGGCGTCGCAGGCGGTATCGCCGTGGCTACGGTCTTTGGCGCGGGCTTTGGTTGGGTGCTGACCGATAGCTTTTGGCATAGCCTCATCACGGCGTTTTTGGTTGCGACTTTCGGCGTTTGGGGCGATCTTTTCGAGAGCTACTTAAAGCGCCGAGCGGGCGTCAAAGATAGCGGCACGCTACTGCCCGGTCACGGCGGTATGCTTGACCGTATCGACGGCTATCTTTTCGGCGTTGCCGCGATGCTCTGGACGCTATCGTGGTAGTGCTGGGCTCGACGGGCTCGATCGGGACGAATACTTTAAATTTGGCCCGTAAATTCGGCCTTGGCGTCGAGGCTATGAGCTGTGCGTCAAACTACGAGCTTTTAAACGAGCAAATCGCCGAATTTAAGCCCAAATTCGTCTGTATCGCCGAGCCTAAATTTGCAAAATTCGTAAAACACAAACGCGTTTTTGCGGGCGCACATGGCATCTGCGATATGCTAAAAGAGTGCGAGAGCGAGCGCGTCGTAAACTCTCTAGTGGGCTTTGCGGGACTTGCTCCGAGCCTAACCGCGCAAAAGCTGGGCAAAAAACTAGCGCTTGCCAACAAAGAAAGCCTCGTCGCGGGCGGCAAATTTTTAGACAGGGGCGCGATAAATCCGATAGATAGCGAGCATTTCGGACTTAAATTCTTGCTCGCGAACAAAACCCCGGTCGCTAGGCTCGTCATCACGGCTTCGGGCGGCGCCTTTTACAAAACCCCGCTAAAAGCCCTAAAAGACGCCCGCGCAGCAGACGCGCTAAAGCACCCGAACTGGAGCATGGGTGCCAAAATCACGATTGATAGCGCGACGATGGCGAACAAGCTTTTTGAGGTGTTGGAGGCCTTCTGGCTCTACGGCGTGCGGGATATCGAGGCGCTCATCGAGCGCACGTCCACGGTGCACGCGCTGGTGGAGTTTGCCGATGGCTCGACTACGGCGCATCTATCTAAAACCGATATGATTTTAGCCATCGCGCATGCGATTTTGGGCGAGGGCGGAGCGCTAAATTTGAGCGCGGCCGATACGAAAAACGGGCAAATCGTGCCGAATTTGGATCTAAAAACGCTAAAAAATATAAAATTCGGCGAGATAAATTTGAAAAAATATCCTATCTTTTTGCTAAAAGACCAAGCTTTGCAAAACCCGGATCTCGGCGTTGCGATAAATGCCGCAAACGAAGTCGCGGTGTATAAATTTTTGCGCGGCGAGTGCGGATTTTTGGATATCTCGCAAACGGTTTTAGCTGCGGCAAAGAGGTTTGAAAATGAGAAGATAGAGGGCGAATGTAAGATCTTTGAAGTGGATTTGGAAGTGAGAGCGTGGGCGGAAAAGCTACTTAAATAGAGGCTTGTCTTTTTAGCGCTTTTCCGAGATTTTGCAAAATTTTCGCTCCGCAGGCTATATGCCTAGCGCACGCTCAATTTTGCTTCAAAACTCGAAAAATCATCTCACGATACTTCGCCTTGACTCTTTTACGTTCAAATTTGAAGTCAAATTTTTAAATTTTGTATTCAAATTTTACTCACCGAGACCCGCACCCTGAAAATGTCAAATTTAAATTTTCGGCGCGACAGCGCCAAATAAACCTGCACGAAATATAGCAACTTCTCACGTGCAGTGGGGCAGGCGGGGATTTCTGCGTTGCTTTGCTAACAGCTGCAAGCAGACGGGGGTGGGCCTGCTCGCAGTTACAAGCCGTAGGCGAAGTAAAACCCCTTCCGCCACCCAAGAAAAAGAAAAGTCGGATATAAAAGGGAGCTCTTTTGCTTCGGCTTTGCCTCGCCTTGTGCTTAGCCGCACTTCGTTTGCTACTGTTAGGACGCACTCTCTTTGAGAGCTGCTGGCAGAGCGTAATTCAAGCCCCTTTCTCCTTAACAAGAAAGATTAAATTGCACAAAAACTCTAATTTATAACGCTAAATTTAACCAAGCTAAATTTGGCACCTTAAAGATGCAGGTCTCGGTGCGTAAATTTAAAATTTGCTCGAAAAATTTGCTTAAAACGACACTTTTTCGTCGCCG of Campylobacter showae contains these proteins:
- the dxr gene encoding 1-deoxy-D-xylulose-5-phosphate reductoisomerase; translated protein: MVVLGSTGSIGTNTLNLARKFGLGVEAMSCASNYELLNEQIAEFKPKFVCIAEPKFAKFVKHKRVFAGAHGICDMLKECESERVVNSLVGFAGLAPSLTAQKLGKKLALANKESLVAGGKFLDRGAINPIDSEHFGLKFLLANKTPVARLVITASGGAFYKTPLKALKDARAADALKHPNWSMGAKITIDSATMANKLFEVLEAFWLYGVRDIEALIERTSTVHALVEFADGSTTAHLSKTDMILAIAHAILGEGGALNLSAADTKNGQIVPNLDLKTLKNIKFGEINLKKYPIFLLKDQALQNPDLGVAINAANEVAVYKFLRGECGFLDISQTVLAAAKRFENEKIEGECKIFEVDLEVRAWAEKLLK